ACATCAACAGGGTCGATTTGCCGGAGCCGGAGCCACCGATGATGGACACCACTTCGCCTTTGTTCACCGTCAGGCTCACGCCCTTGATGACATCGAGGTCGCCGAAGGATTTGTGTACGTTTTCGATCTCAATCATTTTCCTGCCACCTTTTCTCCAGTTGATTGCCCAAGCGGGCCACCACCAGGCTGATGAAGTAGTAGATAAGCCCGGCGATGCACAGCACCAGCAGAGGCTCTTGGATGCGTGTAACGATGATTTGCGAGGCGCGTAGCAGCTCGACAATGCCGATCCACATGACCAGGGCGGTGTCTTTCATTACCGACAAGGCCAGGTTGAGCCAGCCAGGGAAGGCGATGCGGGTGGCCATCGGCATGACGATGTAGCGCAGGTCTTGCCAGTAATTCAGGCCCAGTGAGCGTCCTGCCCGGCGCACGTTGGGTGATACCGCCAGCACGCCGCTACGCACGATCTCGGTGCAGTAGGCGGCGGCATACACGCCGAGTACGGCGCAGGCGACTGAGAACGCGCTCCAGTCCAAACCGGCAATGCTTTTCAGTGAGTTGAACAAGACAAACTGGATCAGCAACGGCACGCTGCGAAAGGCATCCAGCACCCAGGCCAGCGGCAATGTGGCGCGTGGCAAGGTAGCGCGCAGCAGGCCGCAGATAACCCCGCCGGCGGTGCCCAGCAGCATGGCCCACAAGGTCAGCAGGATGGTGGTCCAGGCCCCTTGCAGCAGAAACAGCAGGTCGGTCGAGGTGATGCTGGTAGTCAACATGGCCATTACCCTCCTAGTAGCGGAACAGGCGCCAGCCGAGTAGGCGGGCGACCAGTACGATGGCTTTGGCGATCAGGTAGTAAAGAACCGCCGCGAGTGCGAAGTACTCGAAGGTGCGGAAGGTCTTCACGTTGTAACCCTGGGTGACCCCGGTAAGGTCGTTGTTGAGGCCGACAATGACGCCCAGTGAGGTCATCAATACCGCCCAGACCATCTGATTGGTCAGTGGGTAGAACACGATGCGCAGCAACTGCGGGATGATCACCAGCTGGTAGGTCTTGAATGCGCTCATGCCCAACGAGCGGGCCGCACGCATTTGCGTCTCCGGCACGGCCTTGAGCCCGCCGCGAAAGTTCTCCGCCAGATAGCCCGCATTGTTGAAGGTGATCCCTGCGAGCAATGCCGCCCAGGAACTGATGTGAATGCCGAACGAGCCGAGGCCGAAGTACAGCAAGTAGATCTGAAACAGCGACGGCGTGTTGCGCGCCACTGATACCCAGGCGTTGCCGAAGCCGCGGGCTAAAGGGTTTTTTGTTTGCCGCATCAGGGTCAGACATAGGGCGATTAACACGCCGAAGATCATCGACAGGGCGGCGGTTTCGAAGGTGACCCACGCGCCGCCGAGCATATCGGGCAGCGCCTTGAAGGCCGAGCGCCAGTGGAAGCTGTAATCGAACATTGCTCAATAACCTCCTTGGCGGGATGTTTGGCTCAACCAATTCGGCAGATCGCCGCTGGCTTGGCCGTTACAGGCTGCATCGACGCACGCGGCCAGGCCTGCGAAGTGCACGCGGCGGCCGACCAGGCCCGGTGCGTAGTGGGCGTATTTGCCAGAGTTGGTCATCAGGTTTTTGGCGCTGATCGGGAGTACCGGCTCACCGAGCATGCACCAGCAGGTGTCCGTGACAAATTGCACGCCGAAAGCCTCCAGCGCAGCGACATGGCCGGCGTCTCGCGCTTGCTCAAGCACGTGGCGGCCGCAGGTGATCACCACTGCTACATCTGGGTGTTTATCTTTGCCCACGCAGAGCCGGGCTAACGCCGCACATTCACTTAACGAGAAATGCGGATTGCCCAGCGACACCAGGCCGAGGTCTGGGCTGCTGGCGCTGTTCAGTTCGTGCCAGCTGGCAAGCAGGTCTTGCGCGCTAATATCGAGCTGGCGCTGCGCTGCCATGCCGCCCAGAGCCTGTTCGCAGGTGGCGGCTTCCGGGGTCACGCCGACGATATGGAACATCGGCGCGCCTGAGGTGGTGGCGAAGGCCGCACCGAAGGCTTTGAGATCATCGCGGCTCGGCTGCGCCTGCTGCAAACCGCAGATCACGGGGATCTGGCTGCCGGCCAGGGCGCCGATGTGGTAACCGAGCAGCGGGTAGAAGGCGTCGTCCACTTCGCCCAGCGCCGGCACGTTGATCTGTAACGTGGCCAGCCGTCCTGTGGCCAGGTGACAGCCGATCAGCGGCGCCCGGCCAGTCAGGGCAATGCAGATGTCGAGAAAGTCGGGGTATTTCTGGGTGCGGGCCGCCAGCACGCTATTGGCAAATACCACGGCGTTGGACTCGGCCCAGACCACCTGATCACCGGCTTCTGGTGCGCTGTCGAGCAGGTAGGGCGCGCAGGTAAAGCTCAGTTGGGCGCCCATCGCCATATAGGCATCACCCAAGGCGCTGGCCGGCTCGCCAAAGGCCGGGTCAATGCCTTGGGCGCGCCAGCGTCGTTGGTCTACAGAGATGGCGTTGAGCGTCGTCGGCACCCGCACCTTCGCGCCCCACGCAACCAATTGCTCGGCAAAGCGCAGGCTCGCCGGGCCGGTATAGATGCAGCCATCGATATGCGCCTGGCTGATGTCGATCAATTCGCGAGCACCTTGCAGTTCCGCCATGCGCAAAACGATCTGCATGGCGACTTGTGCGGCTTTACCGTGGTCGCCTGCGAGCACGGCGTGGTCGTAGTCGGTCAGCATCAGGTCGCTGTGCTGAGGTGATGTTTCAGCTGTCAGTGACGACGCGGGTTGGTCGTCTCTAGGTGCTGTGACGTAGGCGTTGATCTGGCTGCCGTCGACGCGCACAAAGGTGCAGTCGTGCAGGCGTTCGAATGCCGCTTGGCCGATACAGATAACCGGCAGGCTGCGCTCGAACAGCGCCTGAGCAATCAGAACGCCCAGGCTGAGAATTTCTTCGGGATGCGCCACCACTAGAGCGGCGGGTGCGTGCCCGTTAAGAATCAGTTCCAGCAATACACTGCTGCCGGTGCAGGAGCCACGGCCGCTGGGAATGGCCAGCACACACCCGCTGATGACGTTACCGTTTAAAGGGTGATGGCGGTCGATCACCTCACCGCTGAAGGGGTCGACCCCGCCCCAGAAACTCAGGCCAACATCGGCATACAGCAAATCGCCTTGCGCGCGGCCACTGACCAGGCTGCGTGCTTGCATAGAAAAATCAGGCATCTGTAGCTCCCGTACGACCCGCAAGCAGGCCGCACGTTGATGGATGGATTATTAGCTACGGCTCAGTAGTAGACGCCGGGTACCGACAGGTTGGCCGGGGCGATTTCCTTG
The Pseudomonas leptonychotis DNA segment above includes these coding regions:
- a CDS encoding amino acid ABC transporter permease, translated to MLTTSITSTDLLFLLQGAWTTILLTLWAMLLGTAGGVICGLLRATLPRATLPLAWVLDAFRSVPLLIQFVLFNSLKSIAGLDWSAFSVACAVLGVYAAAYCTEIVRSGVLAVSPNVRRAGRSLGLNYWQDLRYIVMPMATRIAFPGWLNLALSVMKDTALVMWIGIVELLRASQIIVTRIQEPLLVLCIAGLIYYFISLVVARLGNQLEKRWQEND
- a CDS encoding amino acid ABC transporter permease, producing the protein MFDYSFHWRSAFKALPDMLGGAWVTFETAALSMIFGVLIALCLTLMRQTKNPLARGFGNAWVSVARNTPSLFQIYLLYFGLGSFGIHISSWAALLAGITFNNAGYLAENFRGGLKAVPETQMRAARSLGMSAFKTYQLVIIPQLLRIVFYPLTNQMVWAVLMTSLGVIVGLNNDLTGVTQGYNVKTFRTFEYFALAAVLYYLIAKAIVLVARLLGWRLFRY
- a CDS encoding aconitase X, with protein sequence MPDFSMQARSLVSGRAQGDLLYADVGLSFWGGVDPFSGEVIDRHHPLNGNVISGCVLAIPSGRGSCTGSSVLLELILNGHAPAALVVAHPEEILSLGVLIAQALFERSLPVICIGQAAFERLHDCTFVRVDGSQINAYVTAPRDDQPASSLTAETSPQHSDLMLTDYDHAVLAGDHGKAAQVAMQIVLRMAELQGARELIDISQAHIDGCIYTGPASLRFAEQLVAWGAKVRVPTTLNAISVDQRRWRAQGIDPAFGEPASALGDAYMAMGAQLSFTCAPYLLDSAPEAGDQVVWAESNAVVFANSVLAARTQKYPDFLDICIALTGRAPLIGCHLATGRLATLQINVPALGEVDDAFYPLLGYHIGALAGSQIPVICGLQQAQPSRDDLKAFGAAFATTSGAPMFHIVGVTPEAATCEQALGGMAAQRQLDISAQDLLASWHELNSASSPDLGLVSLGNPHFSLSECAALARLCVGKDKHPDVAVVITCGRHVLEQARDAGHVAALEAFGVQFVTDTCWCMLGEPVLPISAKNLMTNSGKYAHYAPGLVGRRVHFAGLAACVDAACNGQASGDLPNWLSQTSRQGGY